TATTCGATCGCATCCTTTAACGTCATCACGTGGGTGAAAACCAGAATCAGGGCTCCCAGAAATGCCGCAACAGTTAGGTGTATCCATTCTGTAATTACTAAAAAAATTACACCGATAAATGTTGCAGCAGCGATCGCAGCTTGCACGTTTTCCATTTAGTCCCCTGACAATATTAAAACTTAAAAATTTAAAACTCTCGGTTTGATGGATTCTACTATTTTATGGCTATTCTGTCAATAAGTTTAAGTGCTCTTTTTGGTAGCAGAAAGCTGAAATGCAGTCAGAGAGAGAGTTGTGTCACAGGGTTAAAATCACGTTAAAACTATTTCTTTTAGCAGGGGCTCGATGGCCGGAAGTTTGGTATGGCGGTCGGGCGATCGCTCCACTACAATGAAGCATGGGCAATATCTGCCAACTTCACCCCCACGCAGGCATTATGGACTACAGCCAACTGCTCGCCGACAAAACTGACACTATCCTCAAAAACTGGATTGAAGCAGTACGCTTGGATCGGAAAATTGAAACCGCTGACACCCTACCGCACTCTGCGATCGAAAATCACATCCCTCGCCTGCTGGAGGCGATGGCCACAGTGCTTTCCCAATATCAAAATAGTGAAATTGGTATCATTATTAAAGCCAGTTTAGAACATGGCTTCCTCAGAGCAGAACAAGGCTACGATCCCGCAGAAGTAGCGCGGGAATACCATTTATTACGTCAAGTGATATTTGCCAACTTAGAAGTAGAATTGCTAGCAGGAACAACAACAGAAGTAGTCAGAGCTTTTAGGCTCATAGATTCGGTAGTAGATGAAGCTATTGCTCAGTGTTTTAACAGTTATGTTTCCCAGCGATTGAGCGAACTGCAAAAAATTAAAAGTCAGTTAAAACTCACGAATCAAGAACTAAATCGGCTAGTCTGTGCTAACCAAGAAAATCTCTCCTATTTTGCTCACGAACTCAAAACACCTCTCAACTCAATCATCGGTTATTCAGAGCTATTTTTGCGAAAAGGAAAGGCGCAATCCCAAATCAAAGATACCCTTCCCGGCATCGAACAAATCGAGCGAGTATTGCGTAACGGCCGACAATTACTGCGCCTGATTAACGACGCCCTCGAACTTTCCCGCGCCGATGCCGGAAAAATTCAACTTCAACTGAGACGAACTAATGTACAATCTA
The window above is part of the Microcoleus sp. bin38.metabat.b11b12b14.051 genome. Proteins encoded here:
- a CDS encoding HAMP domain-containing sensor histidine kinase, with amino-acid sequence MGNICQLHPHAGIMDYSQLLADKTDTILKNWIEAVRLDRKIETADTLPHSAIENHIPRLLEAMATVLSQYQNSEIGIIIKASLEHGFLRAEQGYDPAEVAREYHLLRQVIFANLEVELLAGTTTEVVRAFRLIDSVVDEAIAQCFNSYVSQRLSELQKIKSQLKLTNQELNRLVCANQENLSYFAHELKTPLNSIIGYSELFLRKGKAQSQIKDTLPGIEQIERVLRNGRQLLRLINDALELSRADAGKIQLQLRRTNVQSIINTVVEVMQPMADAKGLKLAVTTDCCPTEVISDGQRLQQIVTNLLSNAIRYTESGRIELSCYQAGEANWAIAITDTGIGIAPEDTNRIFDPFFQAGAETGKQHFPPDSTGLGLAIVSRLVTLLQGKIELESEIGVGSTFTVILPLEVKILQAVS